The window TTCCTCTCTTAGCTTTCATCCTGTTTCCCTATCTTCTGTTCACCTTTCACATATTCCACTCTCATCTGGGACTTCCATCACTCCATAAGCATGGATCAGTTCAAATACTATTTCTGGTTATCAGACCTTTAGccctctctccagctttcttgtatATCACACCTTGTGCCTGGATTACCCTCATGAGCCCCTCACCTTACATGCTGCTCTTTCCTTCTACAGGCTACACAACCTGAGCACAGTTAGGGTCCAAAGTGCAGCCATAAAATGTTAGTAGCATCCAGTAGCTTGCCTCCCTGGGGTAATTTACCCTAGAAGGTTTTGCTTTAATGTCCTACAGCCCCAGACCTGCCTGCAGAGAAGTTCAGGGTTTCCCAGGACAGGAGAGACATGGCCATGCTGGAAAGAGTCCAACAAAGGACCAGGAAGATGAGGAGGGGACTGCAGCATTTCTCCAATAAAGGCAGAGAAAGCTAtgactgttcagcctggagaagagaaagctcagaGGAATCTTAGCAATGTGTACATAAAAACCTGAAGGGAGAGTGCAAAGAAGGCAGAGCCATGCTCGTCTCAGTGGTGCCACGAGACAGGACCAGAGTCAATGGGCCCAAATTGAAACACAGAACAAGGTTTCCTTGAACATCAGGAAAGACTTCTTTTACTTCTGAATGCAGCTGAGCACTGGCAAAAGTTGCCCAAAGAAGTTGTTGAGTCTTCACACATGGAGATACTCAAAAGCCATCTGGCCATGGTCCTGGGCAACTGGCTTGACCAGTGGTGTTGACCCAGGTGACCTCCAGAGGTTCCTTCAAACCCAACCATTTTGTGACTCTGTGAAATGCAATGTAGAATTTGCTATGGATATTTCAGATAGATAAGCAGTTTACCCAACAGAgtaaactgcttttttttaagagtttgaCCAAGATGACTGTAATTGATCAAAGGTAATTTCAAACACACTGAATTGTGTTACTTTTGAATAAATTACATGAGCAGTACCCTATACTCAAGCAACAATCCATCACAGTCAGGAAGAAAGCTTGGAGTGGACTATAGAAAGGAGTTAATTAACAAAACCAATAGTAGGGTTTCTCTATGAAGACATCCACCAGTATCACAGTGGTCATATCTGCTGTCCAGAGCATCTTTGGGAATATTGAACTGTCACAGTCACCCCATGTGAACCTGCTCCCACTTCTCTGTGAAAGTAACGCAGTGTTAACACTGAGAAAATATTAACTTTAGAAGCAGTGGCATAAGGTCATTATAGGTTTTAACATAGAATAAGCAAAGGAAATGCCCTGGGGAGAGGCAAGGGAGAGAGGATTGACTGCTACATGCATGGGGGTTATGCACAGGTGCAAAAGGCAACAGAGAAACAAGGAATGCAGAAGTGTCTGTTCTAATAAAGAGACGGGGAAAAGGGACATAAATGCATAAGGCAAGGCTGGAATGTGTGGCCATGTCTCATTGATAGCTTGGTCCACAAGTCAGAATGTCTCTCATTCCTCAACAGGATGTTTACCGAGCACCCAGACACCAAGTCCTACTTCACACATTTCAAAGGTATGGACTCTGCTGAAGAGATGAAACAGTCAGATCAAGTCAGGGGCCATGGCAAGAAGGTTTTCAGTGCCATCAACGACATGGTGCAACACCTGGGCAACTCTGAGGCTTTTCTTGGGATAGTGACCCCACTCGGCAAGAAACATGCCACCCAGCTGAAGATTGACCCCAAAAACTTTAGGGTGAGTGAGCAGCCCTCTTCCCAGAGAGTGTAATTGTGAGGAGGACATGGTTTCCCCTTTGAGAGGTAGAACTGAGGAACATAGGCTTTGTATGTAggaatacatatatatatatatgcctCAGAGAATGGAGGTGGTACAAGGTGAGATGGTTGATGGTGGAAGATGGCAGGAGACACTGGTGGGGAAAACAGCTGTGCAGCAGATGTGGTGCAGGCAGGTGATGTGGTGCTCAGGTGGGAGCTGCACAGCTGCCCATGAGCTGTAGAGGGTTTTCTCAGTGCAATATGATCCCCACACCTGCCATTTAATAACAAGATACAGAAGAGCATTTCAACCCTGGACTTCAGTCCTTGATGTATTTTTTATCTTGTAACAGGAGCTGAGCTTTTCTACAACTAAACCAGCTGTTATTGAGCAACAGTGTCATCATTAAACAAACAAGCATTGTCATCatgaaacaaataataaaaacaggATCAAATTACTTGTCTAGATCCACCTAAGGTCACTAGAAGACTGCATTTACAACTGTTTTGTCTGCCTTACATAGCAAAAAACAGGCACCTTCTGGCAAAGATTATTTCCAAATGAAGGTgatttcaaaagcagtttttaaattTGGGCTCCATTAAAATAAGTGATGATTTCTggctgaaaatactttttcagaGTAAAGATGCACACAGAACAAGAAATGCTGCACAGGAAAGGAGTTGGCAAGTCAAAGTATACCACCTACCTAGTGACTGAAGAACTCTGCTCCAGAGTGTTGGATAGCTAATGAGCAGGAAAGATGAGGGGAAAACTTACCCCCAAGCCATGTATTCCATCGGTGTCCAACAAGGGGCTGATCATGGCCTCTAAATATTTGGGACAGTCTCCTGCCTGGAGAAGGATTGCAGTGGATGGACAAAGCACATCAGTCCTATACAGCCATCATTAAGTGACAGGTGCAGTCAACAATAACTAGATACAACTAGGTAGTTAAAAACACCAGCAGCAGTTTTTTGTGAATTCTATAATGCACCTTATTTTCCATGCCCTGTTACAAGGTCTGCAGGTCATGTGCTGTGAATTTTTCTTGTAACCCTTTTTGCCCTCCAAGAATCCCAACTAAAGATATGTAAGTTCTTATGCCTCTAATGTGGAGAAAAGCTCACACTGGttgtttcttctcttctccTTGTTTAGATTATCTGTGACATTATTTTACAATTGATGGAGGAGAAATTTGGTGGAGACAGCAAAGCTTCATTTGAGAAGGTGACCAATGAAATCTGCACCCACCTGAACAATATCTACAAAGAGGAGGGTTGGTGAGGATGTGAACCTTCCAGGCTCTTTAAACAACTTGCCAGCACTGATTAGCTGCTTTTGGGCCCCCAGccacagctggaaaaattaaaatttaaaaataaaaacaggcaAGAAAAAAGGCTTACACAATATAGATATCAATGTCAATAATTTTCTTAGCAAACTGAGTTTCTACAGctaaacaaaacccacagaTACATCAAAGTCAACCAACAAATCCCAATGTGCTTTGCAGTTTCAGCATTTCAGGTGGGTTCCTCTGGCCACCGTCCTTGAAGATTACATTTTAAGATGGTGACTTTAAGCTTTCTATTCCTAAAAGAAAGACTTGctccttccagcagcaccagcagctctttGGCTCACCTACCACCTCTCCATCCTCATGGATGACCTGAAGGAGACCATTTTGAAGCATCTCCAGAATCTTGGTAGAGGTCATTATTTAAAAGGCATGAGTATTGTTTTGTGTTTGCACTTAAACAAGGGGGAAGTGGTGTACGGGAATGACCATCTGAGAGATATGAGGGAAGTCCCATCTTGCATGAACCAGGAGAGTCACCCAACCTTGGTTTCTCAGAGCAGCTTTCAGCACGAGGGATGACAACATTGAGTGTAGTCACCACTGGACCCCTCTGGGCAGGGAGGAACATCTTCAGGCTGTGGATTTCAATGTGTTACTCCAAGGAAACTACTTGGGTTGCATTCCCAGATGAAGCAAGAGTTGAGTTCACTGGCTCTTGTTCACTCAAAATGCACCCAGCTGATGGAGACTGCTGTCTCACTGCATGGGCAGCACGGGGGAGCTCAACCTGACATGGAATTCATCCTGTCCAAACAGCCTGAGCCTTCCTTCAGAGCTAAATGGGTCCTGaactatttaattatttttctttgtattccTTAGACTCGGTGAAATAATCAGCTAATAACTGCAAATAACCCCATGCTGGTTTGCTTCAGTGTGATgcaataaacacagaaaaagcagatgTACCCTCTCATTTGCTTCACAGAAAAGGTGATGtacagcagtggcagctggTTACAGTGCACTTTTATTGGTGGTTCTGGGGGGTTTCCAAAACCAGCTCAAGCTCCCACCCAGGCACCCATCACACTTGTGGCAGTCAGGCTCCTCATGGTTTTCACTTAACCATGAAGCAACAGTTATGTAAACAAGTAAAAATGCAGAGTTTTCCTTCATTCAACATGTAGTTTTCCTCACCCACTGCATTTGGCAAAGGATGCTAAATCCCAAAGTCCAGAAGAGGAACTGTAGCCAGAGAGGAAGATGGGGCAGGCTGCTTTATTTGCTTCAGTGTTCTGTTCAGCTCGGGGAGAAAGGGAAGTGTATTGCACAGCACTGGCAAGGACtgtaaaaaaagaacaagatgtgtaaaaaaatgtttatagtCTCAAATCCCTCGGAGGGAGTACAAGTAGTTAAAGCTCTGAAAAGAGGTGCTGGCAGTTCTTTACTCCCATTGCTCTGCTGCAAACCAGGCTGAGTTTAGGAATATTTGAAGTCAGCAGTTAAAAAGTTACAGTGGTTCCAAAGAAAAGTCCCCACCCACGTACTACCTTCTAGAGATGGAGACAGGCTCCAGCCGGCTGAAGGTGCCTGAGGGCTGTAAAAATGCCTTCTTTGCAGCCTCTCTGAGCCAGCACCTGGAAGGATTCCTAACCCTTGTGCACTTAACTGAGCATCACCATCAATGCTTTACCACAGCCAGCATTTGTCAGATCATTTCAGCCTAAGAAAGGGCTGTACAGCCACGgtagctcctgctgctctcaggcCCTTTGTGACCTTGCTGGTGTCCAGCCCTCCTTTGTTGCTAGTTAATGCTGCCTTTCTGATGGTGCATCTCCTAGAACTCTGCTTGCCTGCGGTGCTCTGGCAGCTTCACTGAGCCTAGAGGAAGGGATTTGGGACATGCCAGAGCCAA is drawn from Poecile atricapillus isolate bPoeAtr1 chromosome W, bPoeAtr1.hap1, whole genome shotgun sequence and contains these coding sequences:
- the LOC131592169 gene encoding cytoglobin-like, coding for MSLSEAEVQSARGAWEKIYVDAEDNGTAVLVRMFTEHPDTKSYFTHFKGMDSAEEMKQSDQVRGHGKKVFSAINDMVQHLGNSEAFLGIVTPLGKKHATQLKIDPKNFRIICDIILQLMEEKFGGDSKASFEKVTNEICTHLNNIYKEEGW